The DNA region ATCTTGCGCATGAGGCTACCTCCTGTTAGTTTGTGGCGCTTCGCGACCACGGGTTCTATCAGTTTTTAACCAAAACTAAAGGTAGCCTCATTGATTTCAAACACCTATCTGCACCAATACCGAATCATAACATAGGAACTGACAGCTTGATAGATTCTAAGCGAAACTGAATCCTCGCGCCAAGCACTAGATGTGGTTGGCGTACGTCTCGTGCGCCAACTGCGACAAAGCTGGAGCACGCGGACATACTCCAGCCACAACTTCTGTGAGGAGTGACATACCTCATCGCCACTTCACCGGGTCTCTCAATCTATTTGACAGAGCCGATTCTTTGTATATCTTATCGCCCATGACGAATCAAAAACTCACAGTCGAGCAGGCAGAGGTTCAGCTCAAAGAATTGGCTAAGCGCTGGCTTGCGATGGACGGGCTTTGGTTTCAGGCGGTCGAGCGTAAGTACGGGATGGAGGCGGCCATTGAATTAGACAAGCAGGCATGGGCGCATTTTTCGCCGATAGAGGCGAATCGGATTATGAACTTCCTCGGTATTGAACCGGGCGGAGGGCTTGATGCGCTGGAGAAATGCCTCCAGTATCGCTGCTATTCGTTCATCAACACACAGGAAATAACTCGTCCGGCACCAGATAAGTGCGTGCTCAAAATGACCGCATGTCGTGTTCAGGATGCAAGGCATCGTAAGGGCATGAATCCATTCCCCTGCAAAGAGGTCGGGGTCATCGAATACGAGACTTTTGCAAAGACCATCGATCCGAGGATCGAGGTGAACTGTATCGCCTGCCCTCCCGATGAGCAGAAACGAGATTTTTGGTGTGCGTGGGAGTTCACATTGAATAAACACCATCCGGCTTGAGCCAACCGGAACTTTTTGCAGATCGAGTGTATTATATTGTTGAATGATCGGCATGAGCTGGCGTACAACACCGAAATTTATCGAACTTTATGAAGAAGCTCATAATCGAAGTTGCCGTAATAGTCGCGATTGCCATAATAGCGGGCGGGATCAACAATTCCGTATCACACAGCCGAGTCGCATGGATTGGCTCGTGGCCCAGTTTATCGGATTCCGAAGACGATTCTACATGGAACTGCCTTTCATGCGAGCCGGGCGACCCTCCAATGCTGAGTCTTGCCGAGGCTTCCGCGCTCTATCAGAACAAAGAAGTTGTCTTCATAGATGCGCGCTTCCCCGAGGAGTATGAGGAAGGATATATCGAGAACGCGTATCTTCTCTCGATTGAGGCTGACGAAGACGTCTTCGACCAGCAATACCAGGCACTCCTAAAGGTCATCGATACGAGCACTCAGATTGTCACCTATTGCTCAGGCGAGGAGTGTGAATCGAGTCTGTTTCTTGCACGCTATCTGAGAGACGACGCCGGTTACCCGCATGTGAAGATTTTCTTTGGTGGATGGCGCAGGTGGGAGAAAGCCGGTCTTCCCGTAGTCTATCCGGCCGGGGGGAACTCCGAATGAAGGAACTCGCTACCAATAAATATATCACTTTGATATTCCGCGTGATTCTCGGTGCAGTCTTCTGCTACGCCGCAATCGACAAAATTGCGCACATTGACCAGTTCGCGCGCGCGATCTATTACTATCACATTCTGCCCGGCTGGGCGATCAACATCATGGCAGTTTTCATGCCGATGGTTGAAATGCTCGCCGGAATCGGTCTGATTATCGGCATAATGCCTCGTGGATCGGCGGCGCTCATCAATACCATGTTGGTGATGTTCCTCGTCGCGCTGATTATAGTCTATATCAGGGGTGTCGACATCAACTGCGGATGCTTCTCCGTATCAGACAGGGGCAAATCGAGCGCGATGGGTCTCATATGGCGTGATGCGATTCTGCTCATCATGGGAATACAGATCATGTGTTTCGGCAGGGATTTCCTGTCGATCGGGAAACTCCGCGACTGATTCCCGGATTCTCTCCCTCACCATAATCACACCATGCCCTTCCCTCAAAAAAACTCGCCATCGGTAAAGTTCTGCTTGATGCAATCGGTTCGAAAGATTATATTCGCGCCGTGACGGTGAGGGATTTTCCTTGATGTTACACATACAGGCGATTACAATCGCCGAGGAATTGCGAATGCGCCATTAGCTCAGCTAGGTAGAGCAGCTGACTCTTAATCAGCGGGTCGGAGGTTCGATCCCTCCATGGCGCATTTTTTTGTTGAAATCCCCCGCAACCTCGGATACTGTTAGACGTAGCTCCAGGTAAGCTTGGATAGAGGGCCGTTGCATCCTGTAGATTACTGTTTGTGGATGTTCTGGTCCAGAGTGGACCTTAGATCGTGAGGCAATGATCGCCCGATCCACGCGTTAAAGGAGGATGCGGCAATGTCAATCGACTATTTCGGACTTGTCAAGAAATCTCTGCGAATTGCATGGGAATACAAATTTCTCTGGCTGTTCGGTTTCTTTGTCGTCGCGGCTGATGGATCCGGCGGAATGGCGTCGCACCTCAGCAATCTGGGTGATATCGACTCGCATACCTCCCTCTTCTCCAATTTTGATTTTGATCCAAGCTACATTGCGCCCGGCGTGATTATCATGGTTGTGCTTGCTCTACTGTTCATGGCTCTGCTCTTCTGGATTATGAGCGTGCTGTCTGAAGGCGCGCTTATTCACGGCATACTGAAAAAAGAATCGGGCGGCAGCGCAAGTTTCTCCGAGTGCTGGAGCAGAGGCGTGGATAAATTCTGGTCGGTGTTCGGCGTTCTGCTTCTTGCCACGATTGCGGCGGTTACAGTGGTCATTGGCATCATACTCTTCCTGATCCCGGCGTTCATAGCTTCCGTGGCACTCGGGATTATTCTCGTGATAGTTGCGCTTCCTGTGATTCTCGCGGTCATCTTCATTGTCGAGGCGCTGCTCGCCTGGTCGATACGTCTGATTGTAATTGACGACAAACCGTGGTTTGACTCGATTGGCGATAGCTGGAAGATGATCCGCCAACATTTCGGCAAAACATTCGGCATCGCATTTTCATCGGTAGTGACTCAGCTTGTGATCGGGATCATCTTCTTTTTGTGTCTACTAGTGGTGGCAATTCCGTTTGTGATTATAGCATTTCGAAACCCACTTCTCGGCATAATTCCGGGCGTCTTGACATTCATTGTGTTAGTCTCATTCCTGAGCGCATACGAAGGCCTGTTCCGCAGCACAATCTGGACGCTTGCATATATGCAGCTAACCGGCCGGGACATATCGCTGGGAAATACTATTCCGGGTGGAGATTTGCCGGCACACGACCCATCAGATGGCTCCGGTATATAGCCAGCCGACCAGACAGCCATCCATCAAGGCCTCTGTCCAAGCTCTCTATGTTTAGCGGGCAGGCTTCTTTTCTGTGCCGAATTTCTGCTTGGTCCAATCGATACGTCCTGTAAACTGCATGACGATAAAGAGAGTAACGATTGAACTGATCGTGATTGCCAATCCCGTGTATCCTTCGAGGAAGAAGGCGTAGGAGAATAGCACAAGATAGACGAACTGCGACACGCCCGTTTCGATCAATGCGAACCTAAGTCCAACCACAAGCCGCATGTACGATATCACCAGAAATATCGATACTACGGAGCATATTGCGCATGCAAGGTGGATATCTACGTGATCAACGAGATACGCCAACAGGAGATGGAATGCGAAGAAGGCCGCAGCAATAAAGAAGTAGTTCATTGGATGCAGGTTTATGTTCTTAAGAGTCGTGATCAGGAAAATTATGAAGAAGAAAAAGAACAGCGACACAGGCGCAAAGAAGCTGACTCTGCTCACAAACGGTCCAGGATTGAGCTTGCGCGGCATTTCCATACCAATCTGAATACCGGAGATCAGATTACTGTAATCCCATTTCAATCTCCAACCTGTATCGGTTTTCTCTTTTGCTGTCGGGGATATGCT from Candidatus Zixiibacteriota bacterium includes:
- a CDS encoding DoxX family membrane protein, yielding MKELATNKYITLIFRVILGAVFCYAAIDKIAHIDQFARAIYYYHILPGWAINIMAVFMPMVEMLAGIGLIIGIMPRGSAALINTMLVMFLVALIIVYIRGVDINCGCFSVSDRGKSSAMGLIWRDAILLIMGIQIMCFGRDFLSIGKLRD